A stretch of Flavobacterium sp. N2270 DNA encodes these proteins:
- a CDS encoding glycosyltransferase family 2 protein yields the protein MQGISVIIPTLNRTDFLITTLKDLVVQKCTFPFEIIIVDQSNEPDIDVINFVSDYLFVKYHHITFFKGLPQARNFGWQNAEYDFILYVDDDINCNNQLLQEHFSILKNKNTGVVAGGIIEKNNPNEGSRTGVFNKWTATPIPGFHLEGTFEVDHAKGCNFSTKKEVLLKVNGIDENLTKGAALYEETDFCLRVKNVGYEIMFHSKARLHHLAAETGGCRVLDIKKYIASLVRNRSLIIQRHLKFVNRISAHLYLLKLVVAYAVSYRKITIFSNYFKARLEGKKAGIASVKCTNYNE from the coding sequence ATGCAAGGAATATCCGTAATCATACCTACTTTAAATCGAACTGATTTTTTAATTACTACCTTAAAAGATTTGGTTGTACAAAAATGCACCTTTCCATTTGAAATTATTATTGTAGATCAATCGAATGAGCCAGATATTGATGTAATTAATTTTGTTTCAGACTATTTATTTGTAAAATACCATCATATTACTTTTTTTAAAGGTTTGCCTCAAGCTAGAAATTTTGGATGGCAAAATGCGGAATATGATTTTATATTATATGTAGATGATGATATAAATTGTAATAACCAATTACTTCAAGAACATTTTTCGATTTTGAAAAATAAAAATACAGGTGTTGTTGCTGGAGGAATAATTGAAAAAAACAATCCTAATGAAGGTAGTAGAACAGGTGTTTTTAATAAATGGACTGCAACTCCAATTCCTGGTTTTCATTTAGAGGGAACCTTTGAAGTTGATCATGCAAAAGGGTGTAATTTTTCTACGAAAAAGGAAGTTTTACTAAAAGTAAATGGAATTGATGAAAATTTAACGAAAGGAGCTGCTTTATACGAAGAAACCGATTTTTGTTTACGCGTTAAAAATGTAGGATATGAAATTATGTTCCATTCTAAAGCTAGGCTTCATCATTTAGCTGCAGAAACAGGTGGTTGTCGTGTACTCGATATAAAAAAATATATTGCTTCTTTGGTTCGTAACCGTTCGTTAATAATTCAGCGTCATTTAAAATTTGTAAATAGAATAAGTGCTCATTTATATCTATTAAAACTAGTAGTTGCGTATGCTGTATCTTATCGTAAAATAACCATTTTTAGTAATTATTTTAAAGCCAGATTAGAAGGTAAAAAGGCTGGAATTGCTAGCGTAAAATGCACTAATTATAATGAATAA
- a CDS encoding nucleotide sugar dehydrogenase: MEIIMSQHHSITPSPRLAIIGLGYVGLPLARLFATKFNVVGFDINQNRINELNQGIDATLEIENDVLKAVLKETNSEANGLFCTNDLKEIESCNYYIVTVPTPVDKHNKPDLTPLYRASETVAKVLKKGDIVIYESTVYPGVTEEECVPVLEKNSGLKFNVDFFAGYSPERINPGDKEHTVDKILKVTAGSTPEIGIKVDDLYKTVITAGTHLAPCIKVAEAAKVIENSQRDINIAFVNELAKIFNLLEIDTAAVLEAAGTKWNFLPFKPGLVGGHCIGVDPYYLAQKAQEKGYHPEIILAGRRLNDSMGEYVASQVIKYMIKKGVVVNGASILMLGITFKENCPDVRNTKIIDVISSLKEYGVSVTIFDPLANPAEVAHEYGLEVTNNVPNEKFDTIILGVAHKEFKTLDLSLLRKKNSVLYDVKGVLLEAVDGKL; the protein is encoded by the coding sequence ATGGAAATTATAATGTCGCAACATCATTCCATCACCCCATCACCTCGTCTGGCTATTATTGGACTTGGCTACGTAGGCTTACCGTTAGCTCGTTTGTTTGCCACAAAATTTAATGTGGTTGGTTTTGATATTAATCAAAATAGAATAAACGAACTTAACCAAGGTATTGATGCTACGCTTGAAATTGAAAATGACGTTTTAAAAGCAGTTTTAAAAGAGACCAATTCTGAAGCGAATGGATTGTTTTGTACAAATGATTTAAAAGAAATAGAATCGTGCAATTATTATATTGTTACGGTACCCACGCCGGTTGATAAGCACAATAAGCCCGATTTAACGCCTTTGTATAGAGCGAGTGAAACCGTTGCAAAAGTTTTGAAAAAAGGTGATATTGTTATTTATGAATCAACTGTTTACCCTGGAGTTACAGAAGAAGAATGCGTACCTGTCTTAGAGAAAAATTCAGGCTTGAAATTTAATGTAGATTTCTTCGCTGGGTATTCTCCAGAACGTATTAATCCGGGAGACAAAGAACATACGGTTGATAAAATATTAAAAGTTACCGCAGGTTCTACTCCAGAAATTGGAATTAAAGTAGACGATTTATATAAAACGGTAATTACTGCAGGAACACATTTAGCTCCTTGTATAAAAGTTGCTGAAGCGGCTAAAGTTATTGAAAACTCGCAACGCGATATCAATATTGCTTTTGTAAATGAATTAGCTAAAATTTTTAATTTATTAGAAATTGATACAGCTGCTGTTTTAGAAGCTGCCGGAACTAAATGGAATTTTCTTCCCTTTAAACCGGGTTTAGTTGGCGGACATTGTATTGGGGTTGACCCATATTATTTAGCACAAAAAGCACAAGAAAAAGGATATCACCCTGAAATTATATTAGCTGGAAGACGATTAAATGATTCTATGGGTGAGTATGTTGCTTCACAAGTTATTAAATACATGATTAAAAAAGGGGTAGTTGTAAATGGCGCTTCTATTTTAATGTTGGGAATTACTTTTAAAGAAAATTGCCCCGATGTTCGTAACACAAAAATTATAGATGTTATCTCTTCTTTGAAAGAATATGGAGTTAGTGTAACTATTTTTGACCCTTTAGCTAACCCTGCGGAAGTGGCTCATGAATATGGACTTGAGGTTACTAATAATGTACCCAATGAAAAATTTGACACTATTATTTTAGGTGTTGCACATAAAGAATTTAAAACATTAGATTTATCTCTTTTGAGGAAAAAAAATAGTGTATTGTATGATGTGAAAGGTGTTCTGCTTGAGGCTGTAGATGGGAAATTATAA
- a CDS encoding glycosyltransferase family 4 protein: MNKTLLIFSYDFPPSNGGIARLCKEITSGMQEYYSDVKVLTRKKYGEQIPYNVHEIEIVELSSDRFKCEKEAFQYLYKIKNKQNVDVLCGLWHPEATLAILAGFKNVFILGHGTEFLAGKSTFRKYFWLSIYAKWTLGKVKLNIANSAYTKGLIHQINPKAESVALPLGVNSDFFKPLATNVEANKKFRIATLSRILQFKGYDFIAKTIAALPTDYQEKIEWNIGGIGPYLEELKVLVKQLGIQKQVHFHGFIKEEVLPSFYNSNDIFVLCTREQDDSTSVEGFGLVFLEAQSCGIPVIGTKTGGIADAVTNETGGWLIEQDNKEELSDILIKCIDNPVLLEEQKKLARKRILENCTWKKYNLNLKQLLLE, translated from the coding sequence ATGAATAAAACATTACTGATATTTTCTTATGACTTTCCGCCTTCAAATGGTGGAATAGCTCGCTTGTGCAAAGAAATTACTTCAGGAATGCAGGAATATTATTCTGATGTAAAAGTTTTAACAAGAAAAAAATATGGTGAGCAAATTCCTTATAATGTCCATGAAATTGAAATTGTAGAACTTTCTTCTGACCGATTTAAATGTGAAAAAGAAGCTTTCCAATATTTATACAAAATAAAAAACAAGCAAAATGTTGACGTTTTATGTGGGCTTTGGCATCCAGAAGCTACTTTGGCAATATTAGCAGGATTTAAAAATGTTTTTATTTTAGGTCATGGAACAGAGTTTTTAGCTGGAAAAAGCACTTTTAGAAAATATTTTTGGTTGTCTATATATGCAAAATGGACTTTAGGGAAAGTAAAACTAAACATTGCAAATAGTGCATATACAAAGGGGTTAATACATCAAATTAATCCCAAAGCTGAGTCAGTAGCTTTACCATTAGGTGTTAATTCAGATTTTTTTAAACCGTTAGCAACTAATGTAGAAGCTAATAAAAAGTTTAGAATAGCAACACTTTCTCGAATACTACAATTTAAAGGCTACGATTTTATTGCAAAAACAATTGCAGCTTTACCAACGGATTATCAAGAAAAAATAGAATGGAATATCGGAGGAATTGGACCTTATTTAGAAGAGTTAAAAGTACTTGTTAAACAATTAGGGATTCAAAAGCAAGTTCATTTTCATGGTTTTATAAAAGAGGAAGTTTTACCTAGTTTTTATAATTCAAATGATATTTTTGTACTTTGCACAAGAGAACAAGATGACTCAACTTCGGTAGAAGGCTTTGGCTTAGTTTTTTTGGAAGCCCAATCTTGTGGAATTCCTGTTATAGGAACTAAAACTGGCGGAATAGCAGATGCAGTTACAAACGAAACTGGCGGCTGGTTAATAGAACAAGATAATAAAGAAGAATTGTCAGATATTTTGATTAAATGTATAGATAATCCAGTTTTATTGGAAGAACAAAAAAAACTAGCAAGAAAGAGAATTTTAGAAAATTGTACTTGGAAAAAATACAATTTAAATTTAAAACAATTACTTTTAGAATGA
- a CDS encoding glycosyltransferase → MKILHFIDEIKMGGAQTHLLTIVKEMVLQHPEDEQKIIVLFEDNSLSEKFREINVEVICLNLRSFFQTKSFFKILQLLKKIIKKEAPDVIETHLTWSRLLANTAGFMVGVKNRIGFEQGDIYMNSIKFRFLNFMSQFLFHKIIVCSNQLKQWTNSTHKIFNYKLNVMYNCVDLSKYKSIANKKLDTFIDNPPKFTFVTVGTLGRGVNKRVDVSIKAIGLLKEKGHDVGLLVCGDGDQRNELELLANKLNISNAIHFLGMRNDVDQLLPNAFAFIHAAPYEPFGIVCIEAMACGLPAIVPNSGGIQNIVSNGIDGFVYEKLSENALAEKMEKLILNDEAYPKFTENALENVKQYDVALYVSELYKLYHAK, encoded by the coding sequence ATGAAGATTTTACACTTTATAGATGAAATTAAAATGGGCGGAGCACAAACTCATTTACTAACTATTGTGAAAGAAATGGTTTTGCAGCACCCAGAAGATGAACAAAAAATAATTGTTCTATTTGAAGATAATTCATTAAGTGAGAAATTCAGAGAAATAAATGTAGAAGTTATTTGTTTAAATTTAAGATCATTTTTTCAAACTAAATCCTTTTTTAAAATATTACAATTATTAAAAAAAATAATAAAAAAAGAAGCTCCAGATGTAATTGAAACACATTTAACTTGGTCTAGACTATTAGCAAATACTGCTGGTTTTATGGTAGGAGTAAAAAATAGAATAGGTTTTGAACAAGGAGATATTTATATGAATTCCATAAAATTTAGATTTTTAAATTTTATGTCTCAATTTTTATTTCATAAAATAATTGTTTGTAGTAATCAATTAAAACAATGGACAAATAGCACACATAAAATATTTAATTACAAACTAAACGTAATGTATAATTGTGTTGATTTGTCTAAGTATAAATCTATTGCAAATAAAAAATTAGATACATTTATAGATAATCCACCAAAATTTACTTTTGTAACTGTTGGAACACTTGGTCGTGGAGTTAATAAAAGAGTTGATGTTTCTATTAAAGCTATTGGATTATTGAAAGAAAAGGGTCATGATGTAGGATTATTGGTTTGTGGGGATGGTGATCAAAGAAACGAATTAGAATTGTTAGCTAATAAATTAAATATTTCCAATGCGATACATTTTTTAGGAATGAGAAATGATGTAGATCAACTATTGCCAAATGCTTTTGCTTTTATTCATGCTGCTCCATATGAGCCTTTCGGAATTGTATGTATTGAAGCTATGGCATGTGGTCTTCCAGCGATTGTTCCTAATTCTGGAGGTATTCAAAATATAGTTTCAAATGGTATAGATGGTTTTGTTTATGAAAAATTATCAGAAAATGCGTTAGCCGAAAAAATGGAAAAATTGATTCTTAACGATGAGGCTTATCCTAAATTTACGGAAAATGCATTGGAGAATGTAAAGCAATATGATGTAGCTTTATATGTATCTGAATTATATAAATTATACCATGCAAAATAA
- a CDS encoding glycosyltransferase family 2 protein produces the protein MQTKKIAVVVPVYNRESTILKSLKSLENQTFKDWFCIIVNDGSTDNTKEVISTLDVNKYLVVNFSKNMGRGSARQAAIDMVRSLKIPYMCMLDADDFYFPDKLEFQFNYMEQHPDVTLLSSAMALSDKNNNLYSVIRPFENETAFYFNSFINFIQLPHASSIIRIQDIEGVNYDKTFRFSEDLDFLRRILIKKKYAFTPRIHYGYKRDNSFSFYKYFKSISFNIKSFNRLEVSILQKIKYATTSVLKTSVVFILSIFGVEKLYLSKVGQKPSLQDCKKYENFEGKF, from the coding sequence ATGCAAACTAAAAAAATAGCCGTTGTAGTTCCTGTTTATAATAGGGAAAGTACAATCTTAAAATCTTTAAAATCATTAGAAAATCAAACTTTTAAAGACTGGTTTTGTATAATCGTAAATGATGGGTCTACCGACAATACAAAAGAAGTAATTTCAACTTTAGATGTAAATAAATATTTAGTTGTTAATTTTTCAAAAAATATGGGCAGAGGTTCTGCTCGTCAAGCAGCAATAGATATGGTTAGAAGTTTAAAAATTCCATATATGTGTATGTTGGATGCGGATGATTTTTATTTTCCAGATAAACTCGAATTTCAATTTAATTATATGGAACAGCATCCAGATGTAACTTTACTTTCATCTGCGATGGCTTTATCCGATAAAAATAATAATTTGTACAGTGTAATTCGACCTTTTGAAAATGAAACTGCTTTTTATTTTAATTCTTTTATAAATTTTATTCAACTGCCTCATGCTTCTTCTATTATTCGTATTCAAGATATTGAAGGAGTAAATTATGATAAAACTTTCAGGTTTTCTGAAGATTTAGATTTTTTAAGAAGGATTCTTATTAAGAAAAAATATGCCTTTACACCTAGAATTCATTATGGTTATAAAAGAGACAACTCTTTTTCATTTTATAAATATTTCAAATCAATTAGTTTTAATATAAAATCCTTTAATAGACTAGAAGTAAGTATACTTCAAAAAATAAAATACGCTACAACTTCTGTTTTGAAAACTTCTGTTGTTTTTATTTTAAGTATTTTTGGGGTTGAAAAATTATACTTATCAAAAGTTGGGCAAAAACCAAGTCTTCAAGATTGTAAGAAATATGAAAACTTTGAAGGTAAATTTTAA
- a CDS encoding acyltransferase family protein codes for MDKKRIESLDALRGFAAIAFVLRHYTTIFNFKFNTPLNFSVEFKYGYLGVELFFLISGFVIFMSIEQIQSIKEFIIKRFVRLYPTYWIPLFLTSLVILISGVSKLAFSKLDFLLNSTVIQDLFIPILHNKHIDGVYWSLAAELLFYGFILCLYQFKLLKHIQIIGFLWLLSSIICIPNDYSVFMIGIILNMKWSPLFFGGMMFYTIWKNEAERKKWTSHILIFFSLISYYILTLTKATDPLKSSIEECIVVTGFFFTFYLLSFEKITFLSKSKILLFLGKISYPLYLIHQNIGYIILLILVQQFNLINQVIIIVPILISIGLTMLIVYKFEMSI; via the coding sequence ATGGATAAAAAAAGAATTGAGAGTTTAGATGCATTAAGAGGCTTTGCAGCAATAGCGTTTGTTTTAAGGCATTATACTACAATTTTTAATTTTAAATTTAATACACCATTAAATTTTAGTGTTGAATTTAAATACGGCTATTTGGGTGTAGAACTTTTCTTTTTAATTAGTGGTTTTGTTATTTTTATGTCCATAGAACAAATTCAATCGATTAAAGAATTTATCATCAAAAGATTTGTTAGACTTTATCCCACTTATTGGATTCCTTTATTTCTTACATCTTTAGTGATTTTAATTTCTGGAGTGTCAAAATTGGCGTTTTCAAAACTCGATTTTCTTTTAAATTCAACCGTAATTCAAGATTTATTTATTCCCATATTACATAATAAGCATATTGATGGCGTTTATTGGTCTTTAGCTGCAGAATTATTGTTTTATGGATTTATATTATGTTTATACCAATTCAAATTATTAAAACATATTCAAATTATTGGCTTTCTTTGGTTGTTATCCTCTATCATTTGCATTCCAAATGACTATAGTGTTTTTATGATTGGTATTATATTAAACATGAAATGGAGTCCTTTGTTTTTTGGAGGAATGATGTTTTATACTATTTGGAAAAACGAAGCAGAACGAAAAAAATGGACTTCTCATATCTTAATTTTTTTTAGTTTAATTAGTTATTATATTTTAACTTTAACAAAAGCAACAGACCCTTTAAAATCAAGTATAGAAGAATGTATTGTGGTAACTGGTTTCTTTTTTACTTTTTATTTATTGTCGTTTGAAAAAATAACTTTTCTGTCAAAATCTAAGATATTATTATTTTTAGGAAAAATATCGTATCCATTATATTTAATACATCAAAATATCGGTTACATAATTTTGTTGATTTTGGTACAACAGTTTAATTTAATAAACCAAGTTATTATTATAGTTCCCATTTTAATATCTATAGGTTTAACTATGTTAATTGTTTATAAATTTGAAATGTCTATTTAA
- a CDS encoding four helix bundle protein: MAKIATHKDLRVYQLAFELSMEIYNVSKSFPVDEKYSLTDQVRRSSRSVCANLAEAFRKRRYPKNFVSKLSDCEAEAAETQVWLDFALECKYINNELYNEIYKQYDMVLGMLVKMIVEPEKWKL, from the coding sequence ATGGCGAAAATTGCTACTCATAAAGACTTAAGGGTTTATCAATTGGCTTTTGAATTGAGTATGGAAATTTATAATGTTTCGAAAAGTTTCCCTGTTGATGAGAAGTATTCTTTAACAGATCAAGTTCGAAGAAGTTCTCGTTCTGTTTGTGCAAATTTAGCTGAGGCTTTTAGAAAAAGAAGATATCCTAAAAATTTTGTTTCTAAACTTTCAGATTGTGAAGCCGAAGCTGCAGAAACACAAGTATGGTTAGACTTTGCGTTAGAATGTAAATATATTAATAATGAGCTCTATAATGAGATTTATAAACAATATGATATGGTATTAGGTATGTTAGTAAAAATGATTGTTGAACCTGAAAAATGGAAATTATAA
- a CDS encoding glycosyltransferase, translated as MKKICFIVSTPLTANAFLLKHFEYLSREFQITLVANYDEKIQEEIPFVTHKKDIKINRNIAIFSDVMALIKLSIYLKQERFNAVHTVTPKAGLIGILAAWLSKTPIRIHIFTGQVWHTQTGLKKRLLKFLDTIIVKFSTHILVDGQSQRQFLIANKIIKESNSQVLGKGSISGVDVGRFNPTASVRKKYRAQLGYNENDVVFAFLGRMNTDKGILDLAHAFQQLNVKYPNVRLLLVGFDEENMETQLQTIISSNYFFFGSTSKPEEVLQAADVFCLPSYREGFGTSVIEASLLELPIICSDTYGLAETILENKTGLRHEVKNINQLYNQMELLVTKETTRKVLGKEGRNYVIQNFSADEVSEQWLRFYKELV; from the coding sequence ATGAAAAAAATCTGTTTCATAGTTTCTACTCCATTAACAGCAAATGCATTTTTGTTGAAGCATTTTGAATACCTTTCAAGGGAATTTCAAATTACTTTGGTTGCTAATTATGACGAAAAAATTCAAGAAGAAATTCCTTTTGTAACACATAAAAAAGACATTAAAATAAATAGAAACATCGCTATTTTTTCAGATGTAATGGCCTTAATCAAATTAAGTATTTACTTAAAACAAGAAAGGTTTAATGCCGTACATACGGTTACCCCTAAGGCAGGTTTAATAGGAATACTTGCGGCTTGGTTGTCTAAAACACCCATTAGAATTCATATTTTTACAGGACAAGTTTGGCATACACAAACGGGATTAAAAAAACGATTGTTAAAATTCTTAGATACAATAATAGTTAAATTTTCAACACATATTCTTGTAGACGGTCAATCGCAAAGACAATTTTTAATTGCAAATAAAATTATAAAAGAATCCAATTCTCAAGTATTGGGTAAAGGTTCAATCAGTGGAGTAGATGTTGGTCGTTTTAACCCAACAGCATCCGTTAGAAAAAAATATAGAGCACAATTAGGTTATAATGAAAATGATGTTGTTTTTGCTTTTTTAGGCAGAATGAACACCGATAAAGGCATATTAGATTTAGCACATGCTTTTCAACAATTGAATGTAAAATATCCAAACGTACGATTACTTTTGGTAGGTTTTGATGAAGAAAACATGGAAACTCAACTTCAAACAATTATAAGTTCCAATTATTTCTTTTTTGGATCAACCTCAAAACCAGAAGAAGTTTTGCAGGCCGCTGATGTTTTTTGTTTACCCAGTTATAGAGAAGGTTTTGGAACAAGTGTTATTGAAGCTTCATTATTAGAATTGCCCATAATTTGCAGCGACACTTATGGTTTAGCAGAAACGATTCTTGAAAACAAAACAGGTTTACGCCATGAAGTAAAAAATATAAACCAACTGTATAATCAAATGGAATTGTTAGTTACAAAAGAAACCACTCGAAAAGTTTTAGGTAAAGAAGGAAGAAATTATGTTATTCAAAATTTTTCAGCTGATGAGGTGTCTGAACAATGGTTGCGATTTTATAAAGAATTAGTATAA
- a CDS encoding EpsG family protein, which translates to MIPVEIYSNVYYLLLSITVLFSILPLFIKKDLECFPKINLYVGTFLVLLIVIAFIGLRDPYGNWKYFGDTNHYSEMYKNLSLTSYGVKSDFGFYFLMLSVKPFLDIVGFYFICALIYVLLPYYTFKKWFKEYVFFALLLYVTSMSFWAFGINGVRNGLASSVFIFALSFYDKKWLMYGIILISISFHKSMFLPLIAFILTSEVKDTKFLIKMWLSVVVISYFFGSQIETLISDFFLNSGIFDDRRVETYFSDEIDGEAVRRSYRIDFILYSAVAIVLGYYYKYKKQFESVFYNRLLNTYIIANLVWVFLIYAAYTNRTAYLSWFIMPVVMIYPLLKQKIFDNQTKVIGFMIVGSLLFTLLIYFKTA; encoded by the coding sequence ATGATACCAGTTGAGATATATTCAAATGTTTATTATCTATTGCTAAGCATCACTGTTTTATTTAGCATATTACCTTTATTTATAAAAAAAGATCTAGAATGTTTTCCAAAAATTAATTTATATGTTGGAACCTTTTTAGTACTATTAATTGTAATTGCATTTATTGGGTTAAGAGACCCTTATGGTAACTGGAAATATTTTGGAGATACAAATCACTACAGTGAAATGTATAAAAATTTATCTTTAACTAGTTACGGAGTAAAGTCTGATTTTGGATTTTATTTTTTAATGTTGTCTGTAAAGCCATTTTTAGACATTGTTGGGTTTTACTTTATATGTGCTTTAATATATGTTTTACTTCCTTATTATACTTTTAAGAAATGGTTTAAAGAGTATGTTTTTTTTGCTTTACTCTTATATGTAACTTCAATGTCTTTTTGGGCCTTTGGTATCAATGGTGTGCGTAATGGTTTAGCAAGTTCTGTTTTTATATTTGCTTTATCCTTTTATGATAAAAAATGGTTAATGTATGGAATAATATTAATTTCCATTTCTTTTCATAAATCCATGTTTCTGCCTTTGATTGCATTTATTTTAACGAGTGAAGTTAAAGATACTAAGTTCTTAATAAAAATGTGGCTTTCCGTAGTTGTTATTAGTTATTTTTTTGGAAGCCAAATAGAAACTCTTATATCTGATTTTTTCTTAAATTCTGGTATTTTTGATGATAGAAGAGTAGAAACTTATTTTTCTGATGAAATTGATGGTGAAGCAGTACGAAGAAGCTATCGAATTGATTTTATATTATATAGTGCTGTTGCTATTGTTTTAGGATATTATTATAAGTATAAAAAACAGTTTGAATCTGTTTTTTATAATCGACTTTTAAACACTTATATTATTGCAAATCTAGTTTGGGTTTTTTTGATTTATGCTGCATATACAAACAGAACAGCTTATCTATCTTGGTTTATAATGCCCGTTGTAATGATATATCCACTGTTAAAACAAAAAATATTTGACAATCAAACTAAGGTAATTGGGTTCATGATAGTTGGAAGTTTATTGTTTACTTTGTTAATTTATTTTAAAACTGCATAA
- a CDS encoding lipopolysaccharide biosynthesis protein, translating to MKEHKFGAILSYANLALTNITGLLLTPFIIKMLGDSEYGLYTLIGAFVGYLSVLDLGLNNTIVRFVAQYRVQNDSKAQENFLAISLIIYTFIGLLITFFGILFYFNVEVLFKNSLSYGELSKAKTMLLILIFNIAITLPGGAFTGICSGYEKFIFPRLLTIIKVVVRSIAVVLILKKDADAIGIVVLDTIVNLLFIIVTIYYTFFKLKVSIKLHKWEFYYVKEIFQYSFWIFIFALVYQFQWRTGQVILGTTTNTITVAVFGIGVMLGIYYTTFGNVVNGLILPKAIQSVYNNASAETLTNQMIKVGRISLYLLLYVLGAFLLTGQDFILLWIGKLYQPAYLIAVLIMLVYVLPISQGYAHAILEAKKMLRFKALSFLLFSIIGSVLGYYLSLKFGIFGMIYGLVSAIFVLQLIMNYYYQQKLDLNVFKFIKSTILKFGITFMIIYICCYFGFTLFDKINWFNFILKNLIYTFIFVLVFFQMLNEEEKRLIFKNKL from the coding sequence TTGAAAGAGCATAAATTTGGCGCTATATTATCTTATGCTAATCTAGCATTGACAAATATAACGGGGTTATTATTAACTCCGTTTATTATTAAAATGCTAGGCGATTCGGAATATGGTCTTTATACGCTTATAGGTGCTTTTGTGGGTTATTTATCCGTTTTAGATTTAGGATTAAATAATACTATTGTTCGATTTGTTGCCCAATATAGAGTGCAAAATGACAGTAAAGCACAAGAAAATTTTTTAGCCATAAGCCTTATCATATATACTTTTATAGGGCTTTTAATTACTTTTTTTGGTATTTTATTCTATTTTAATGTAGAAGTTTTGTTTAAGAATTCATTATCTTATGGCGAGTTGAGTAAAGCCAAAACTATGTTATTGATTTTGATTTTCAATATAGCCATAACTTTACCTGGCGGAGCTTTTACAGGTATTTGTTCTGGATACGAAAAATTTATTTTTCCAAGACTTTTAACTATAATTAAAGTTGTTGTAAGGAGTATTGCGGTTGTTCTTATTTTAAAAAAAGATGCAGATGCAATAGGTATTGTCGTATTAGACACAATTGTAAATTTGTTATTTATTATAGTAACAATATATTACACCTTTTTTAAACTAAAGGTTAGCATTAAGCTTCATAAATGGGAGTTTTATTATGTTAAAGAAATATTTCAATATTCCTTTTGGATCTTCATTTTCGCTTTAGTGTATCAATTTCAATGGAGAACAGGTCAAGTGATATTAGGAACAACAACTAATACAATAACGGTTGCTGTTTTTGGAATAGGTGTTATGCTAGGGATATATTATACGACTTTTGGAAATGTTGTAAATGGTTTAATTTTACCAAAAGCAATCCAATCTGTTTATAATAATGCTTCTGCTGAAACTCTTACTAATCAAATGATTAAAGTTGGCCGAATTTCTTTATATTTATTGCTATATGTACTTGGCGCTTTTTTATTAACTGGCCAAGACTTTATATTACTTTGGATAGGAAAACTGTATCAACCTGCTTATTTAATAGCGGTTTTAATAATGCTTGTTTATGTACTTCCTATTTCTCAAGGATATGCACATGCTATTTTAGAGGCAAAAAAAATGTTGCGTTTTAAAGCTTTGTCTTTTTTATTATTTAGTATAATTGGATCCGTATTGGGCTATTATTTGTCTTTAAAATTTGGCATATTTGGAATGATTTATGGTTTAGTAAGTGCCATTTTTGTTCTACAATTGATTATGAACTACTATTATCAACAAAAATTAGATCTAAATGTCTTTAAGTTTATAAAAAGTACAATATTAAAGTTTGGAATAACCTTTATGATTATATATATATGTTGTTATTTTGGTTTTACTCTTTTTGATAAAATTAATTGGTTCAATTTTATATTGAAAAACTTAATTTATACGTTCATTTTTGTTTTGGTTTTTTTTCAAATGTTAAATGAAGAGGAAAAGCGTCTAATTTTTAAAAATAAATTATGA